The Mercurialis annua linkage group LG2, ddMerAnnu1.2, whole genome shotgun sequence genome contains a region encoding:
- the LOC126670133 gene encoding probable transcription factor KAN4 isoform X2 translates to MADLSTPSALQLPTNINHHRPQTYDHKLETNEANRSIRAPRMRWTPTLHAHFVLAFQLLGGHERATPKSILELMDVKDLTLAQVKSHLQMYRTVTSTDKGAGQGQTYMGFKQRAGIVDGDTELSAGTSDTNPCCSLNLPPTTSSSSIPTTQNTQIR, encoded by the exons ATGGCAGATTTAAGTACACCTTCAGCACTGCAACTACCAACAAATATTAACCATCATCGACCTCAAACATATGACCACAAGCTAGAGACAAATGAAGCTAACAGAAGCATCAGAGCTCCGAGAATGAGATGGACCCCAACTCTTCATGCTCATTTTGTACTTGCGTTCCAGCTTCTTGGCGGCCATGAAA GAGCAACTCCAAAATCCATATTAGAGTTGATGGATGTGAAAGATCTAACCCTAGCTCAAGTGAAGAGTCACTTGCAG ATGTATAGAACTGTGACGAGCACTGACAAAGGAGCAG GTCAAGGCCAGACATATATGGGTTTCAAGCAAAGAGCAGGGATTGTTGATGGAGATACAGAATTATCTGCAGGAACATCTGATACCAACCCTTGTTGCTCTCTCAACCTACCACCAACAACATCTTCATCATCAATACCAACCACACAAAATACACAAATAAG GTGA
- the LOC126670133 gene encoding probable transcription factor KAN4 isoform X1 — protein MADLSTPSALQLPTNINHHRPQTYDHKLETNEANRSIRAPRMRWTPTLHAHFVLAFQLLGGHERATPKSILELMDVKDLTLAQVKSHLQMYRTVTSTDKGAGQGQTYMGFKQRAGIVDGDTELSAGTSDTNPCCSLNLPPTTSSSSIPTTQNTQIRGSWSVLSMETKDESRSPSIEALTYPHFNTHNTKEDGVEESLDSSRLINLELTLGRPTW, from the exons ATGGCAGATTTAAGTACACCTTCAGCACTGCAACTACCAACAAATATTAACCATCATCGACCTCAAACATATGACCACAAGCTAGAGACAAATGAAGCTAACAGAAGCATCAGAGCTCCGAGAATGAGATGGACCCCAACTCTTCATGCTCATTTTGTACTTGCGTTCCAGCTTCTTGGCGGCCATGAAA GAGCAACTCCAAAATCCATATTAGAGTTGATGGATGTGAAAGATCTAACCCTAGCTCAAGTGAAGAGTCACTTGCAG ATGTATAGAACTGTGACGAGCACTGACAAAGGAGCAG GTCAAGGCCAGACATATATGGGTTTCAAGCAAAGAGCAGGGATTGTTGATGGAGATACAGAATTATCTGCAGGAACATCTGATACCAACCCTTGTTGCTCTCTCAACCTACCACCAACAACATCTTCATCATCAATACCAACCACACAAAATACACAAATAAG AGGTTCTTGGTCAGTACTATCAATGGAGACAAAGGACGAGAGTAGATCACCAAGTATTGAGGCATTAACATATCCTCATTTCAATACACATAATACCAAG GAGGATGGAGTTGAGGAGAGCTTGGATTCCAGCCGTTTGATTAATTTAGAGCTTACTCTTGGAAGGCCAACCTGGTAA